The genomic region TGTCCTGGCTTCCCGAGATACAAAAATTAGGTGTAAATATTCTACTCAACCAAAACCAAATACTCTCAGTGGGTAAATCCAAATTGCTTATGGCAGGTGTTACAGATCTATCTGCAGGAAAGATGATAAGGTCTCACCAGACAAATCCTAAAAAAGCAATGGAAGGAGGAGAAGATTGTGATTATAAGATATTACTCGCCCACCAACCAAATAGTATTTACGAAGCAAGTGATGCCGGGTTCGACTTACAAATTTCGGGACATACTCATGGTGGTCAATTTTTCCCTGGGAATTTACTGATTTATTTTGCCCAAAAATTTGTCTCAGGATTACATAAATATAAGAACTCATTAATTTACGTTAGTCGAGGAACTGGGTATTGGGGTCCTCCTTTCCGCCTCGGAGCTCCTTCAGAAATTTCTATTTTGGTATTAAAAAATACATAATTTTTTCTGAACCTGCTTTCGCCATAGGGAATCCTGAACGCCAATTACTTCCAATTCTTATATAAAAAATACTAAAATGGATGAAGTCTCTTAGGATTTTTTGGAATATTGTCCATATTCCAAGGTGGAAAAAAGGCAAATGAATCAAATCTCACTCATCCGGAAATTGACTATTGCGATTGAAGCTCCTTTATACTTATTAATTTTTCCTTACTTTATCAATTTTTGTTTATTTGCTTCTAGTTTTGAAATAGATACTGTTATCAAACTTGGAATTTTAGGAACACTGCTTTCTTTAGTTCCTTTGGTGATTGGCATTTTACTTCGAAACAAAAGACTTAAAGAATTATTGAACTTCACAAAAACTTCAGATCCAAATACACTCACAGATTTAAAAAAGAGACTATTGGAACATCCGCATTGGGAAGGTAGGGTGATTCTCATTCGGTGGACCGTTTCCATTTTTGGATTTTCTATATTGGCGGTTACTTTCCTTGGTCTTCCTTGGAAGGAGGTTTTCGCCTTACCGTATGCCTGTGTTATGCTTTCGCCTATTATCTATTTAGCTTTTTATTTTCAAACAGAAGTTTATTTGAGTTCAGTTCTAAAAGCAAAAGAATTATCAGCAGTTTTTTTAGATGAAACAAAAATTAGAATTTTTGGAGTTTTTAAGAGAAACTTATTTACCATGATTGCGGTGGCACTTTTGCCAATGTTGACATTTGGTTATTATTTATTTCTAATTTTATTTACAGAATTCAGATCACAATACTGGTTTTATCAGATGCCCATCGTTTTTATCATGATGGTAGTAATTATTATTTATGCCGCTTACGTGGGAAGTAAATCCTTAAAGGAAGATATTGATAATTTAAACAATTCTATTGAAAAATTATCCAAGGGAGAGTTGTCTGAGACAATTCCTCAGCTTTCTGCAACAAACCTAAGTCATACGATTACAAAATTAAATTTATTTATGGAGTCGTTACGCCAATACTTCAGGAAAGCTAAGGATGAGGCTTTCTCTCTTTTGGAAACATCCAAGGTAATATTGGATAAGGGTAACGTCATTGATTCGCAGGTTAGTTCAGAAAAAACCAAACTAGACTCTACATTTGAGTCGGTAAATCACATCAAAAATCTTTCCAGGGCAACTTATGAACGTGTTCTTTCTCAAAAAGAAAAAACGAACTTTTTGGCAACGGAACTCACTCGAGTTACTAATGAGATGGCAGACCTTTCTGAAAAGGCAGAGGAGTTGGCTCAAAACACAGCACATTCGATTGGAACAGTGCAAATAGCAAAGGATGCCATTCAATCTGCTTTTGAAAAGGTAGAGGTAATGAACCAAATGAGTGAGAATATTAAAGCCACCATTTCTATCGTAGAAGATATTTCTGACCGTGTAAATTTGTTATCTCTCAATGCATCGATTGAAGCCGCAAGGGCAGGCACTATGGGGCGTGGTTTTGCTGTGGTGGCAGGAGAGGTTTCTCGCCTAGCAGATGAAACTGCAAAAAATATCGAAGAGATTAAACGAGTGGTAAAATTGTCGCAAGTGGCTTCAAAAGAGAGTTTGGAATCCATGAAAGAAATCATTTCTACCAATGAAGATGTAAAATCTAAGTTTGAAGAAATTTCTAGAGTCGTCCAGATGTTTGGACATACCAGCGAAACCGGCTCTGAAAATGTAAAATCCTTAAATAAACTAGTGGGTGAGTTTCTACGAGATGCGGACCAAATCACCGAGGAAATGAAATTGCAAACTGGCTATACCGAAGACTCCAATTCCAACTTACAGGAGTTATGGGAAAATCACTCTAAAATATCCACTACATTTAAAGAAATTTCGGAAGAGGCCAATCATCTAAAGGTAGTCTCAGATTCGATGGAAAAAATTGTTTCTAGGTTTCGGTTTTAGTCTAAAAGAAAGAAAAAAACAAACATCGCAATTAGATTTGGTGTTATTATAGAAATTAAGATTTAGGTTTTTTTTTAGTAAAGCTGATTCTCATTCTGCAAACAGGACAGAATGAGAATCATTAGATTTTGATTATTATTTTTTTAAATAACCTTTTTCTTTGATTTCAGCAAATACCGAACTGAGCATTTCTCTTCTTTGTTTATCAATTACTTCCGATGGATCAGCAAAAGGCATTACAAATAAAAGCAAAATTTGGCCAACTTCAGTTTTGTTCTCTTCCCTTTTCATTTCAGCAAGGACTTTCCCTTTTTTATCTTTTACAGCTAAGTTCATTGAAATGTGTGAGCCAGCGAAATAAGGTAAAATCCCAAGCGTAGGTAAAGAAATCCAAGCTGCTACTTTAGCAGAAAAAAAACCCCGATCTTCTATAACTTTGATATCAAAGATGTAGTCTGCGTCTGCTTGACTTCTGGTGTAAAAAACATCTTCACTTTCATTTAAAAGTTTTGCAGATTCATTTTGCCATCTTTGAGTTATAAAATCATTTGGATCATCAGGTTCTCCATTCACTGTCATTTGGTAATTGGCATTCACTTTTACCGCTAAATTTTTTGAAATACCAAATTTTTTGACAATAGGAGTTCCTTCGTATTCACCACTTCGAAAATTCAAACAATTGATTGTTAGTATTCCCAAAATTAATAATAGTAGGTTTTTGAAATAAGTTTTTGTCATTAGTTTTCCTGATTGAATATACAAAGTTTATTTTTTAAACTTACTAAGTTTTTTATCTGCTACTTCTTTCCAGTAGGAGTTTGGATTTGCTTTACTCACACCTTCCAAAAAAACAAACTCATCAAAACCAGGTCTACGTAAGTCTGGATAATAGTATCTGTCTTTTAGTAATTCTGACTTTGAGTTTAGGATGTAACCATTGTCTTTTTCTAATACAAATTTCTTTTTTTTGGAC from Leptospira bandrabouensis harbors:
- a CDS encoding methyl-accepting chemotaxis protein translates to MNQISLIRKLTIAIEAPLYLLIFPYFINFCLFASSFEIDTVIKLGILGTLLSLVPLVIGILLRNKRLKELLNFTKTSDPNTLTDLKKRLLEHPHWEGRVILIRWTVSIFGFSILAVTFLGLPWKEVFALPYACVMLSPIIYLAFYFQTEVYLSSVLKAKELSAVFLDETKIRIFGVFKRNLFTMIAVALLPMLTFGYYLFLILFTEFRSQYWFYQMPIVFIMMVVIIIYAAYVGSKSLKEDIDNLNNSIEKLSKGELSETIPQLSATNLSHTITKLNLFMESLRQYFRKAKDEAFSLLETSKVILDKGNVIDSQVSSEKTKLDSTFESVNHIKNLSRATYERVLSQKEKTNFLATELTRVTNEMADLSEKAEELAQNTAHSIGTVQIAKDAIQSAFEKVEVMNQMSENIKATISIVEDISDRVNLLSLNASIEAARAGTMGRGFAVVAGEVSRLADETAKNIEEIKRVVKLSQVASKESLESMKEIISTNEDVKSKFEEISRVVQMFGHTSETGSENVKSLNKLVGEFLRDADQITEEMKLQTGYTEDSNSNLQELWENHSKISTTFKEISEEANHLKVVSDSMEKIVSRFRF